A single window of Archangium gephyra DNA harbors:
- a CDS encoding zinc metalloprotease — protein sequence MSRSAISMGGKFAVVVGAVLALGGCTSAEQKPAEEQQPTQQATKSGCATVDLTEAEKATVEQAIAGRVSAQARANGSVNFKVYWHVINNGTGLANGDIPQTQIDNSIAVLNAAYRNTPFTFTLASVDRTTNSTWYTCAGGGCESKMKSALRKGGAGDLNVYSNNMGRGLLGWATFPSSYASSPLMDGVVILYSSVPGGTAAPYNEGDTLTHEVGHWVGLYHTFQGGCVDPGDYVSDTPAESGAAYGCPTGRNTCAATGLDPITNFMDYTDDACMNTFSAGQADRADALVAQYRGL from the coding sequence ATGTCCCGTAGCGCTATCTCGATGGGTGGCAAGTTCGCGGTGGTCGTGGGCGCGGTTCTCGCTCTGGGCGGTTGCACCAGCGCCGAGCAGAAGCCGGCCGAGGAGCAGCAGCCCACCCAGCAGGCCACCAAGAGTGGCTGTGCCACGGTGGACCTGACCGAGGCCGAGAAGGCCACGGTGGAGCAGGCCATCGCCGGCCGCGTGTCCGCCCAGGCCCGCGCCAACGGCTCGGTGAACTTCAAGGTCTACTGGCACGTCATCAATAACGGCACGGGCCTCGCCAACGGTGACATCCCCCAGACGCAGATCGACAACTCGATCGCCGTGCTGAACGCCGCGTACCGCAACACCCCGTTCACCTTCACCCTGGCGAGCGTGGACCGCACCACCAACTCCACCTGGTACACCTGCGCCGGTGGCGGCTGCGAGTCGAAGATGAAGAGCGCGCTGCGCAAGGGCGGCGCGGGCGACCTCAACGTCTACTCCAACAACATGGGCCGTGGCCTGCTCGGCTGGGCGACCTTCCCCTCCAGCTACGCCTCCAGCCCCCTCATGGACGGCGTGGTCATCCTCTACAGCTCCGTGCCCGGCGGCACCGCGGCCCCGTACAACGAGGGCGACACCCTCACCCACGAGGTCGGTCACTGGGTGGGCCTGTACCACACCTTCCAGGGTGGCTGCGTGGATCCGGGTGACTACGTGAGCGACACCCCGGCCGAGTCCGGCGCCGCCTACGGCTGCCCGACGGGCCGCAACACCTGCGCCGCCACCGGCCTGGACCCCATCACCAACTTCATGGACTACACCGACGACGCGTGCATGAACACGTTCTCGGCCGGCCAGGCCGACCGCGCCGACGCGCTGGTCGCCCAGTACCGCGGCCTGTGA
- a CDS encoding zinc metalloprotease, which translates to MSGSVISKGGKFAVVLSAVVALGGCTSAEQKPAEEQQPAPTQQIVKSGCATPTPSENETESVQAMLNEYRGAMAATGSITINTYVHVINKGTGASNGDISDTMIADQMAVLNAAYANTPFRFTLVSTDRTTNSTWYTAGPDTTAEAAMKNALRKGTADDLNMYFSSPGGGLLGWATFPNWYAGAPKDDGVVILNSSLPGGSAAPYNLGDTATHEVGHWLGLYHTFQGGCQKNNDYVSDTPAEQSEAFGCPTGRDTCRTTGLDPITNFMDYTDDACMNTFSAGQIARMDSFWATYRAGK; encoded by the coding sequence ATGTCCGGTAGCGTTATCTCGAAGGGTGGAAAGTTCGCGGTCGTGCTGAGTGCCGTCGTCGCGTTGGGGGGTTGCACCAGCGCCGAGCAGAAGCCGGCCGAGGAGCAGCAGCCCGCGCCCACGCAGCAGATCGTCAAGAGCGGCTGCGCCACGCCGACCCCGTCCGAGAACGAGACCGAGTCCGTGCAGGCGATGCTCAACGAGTATCGCGGTGCGATGGCCGCCACCGGCTCCATCACCATCAACACCTACGTCCACGTCATCAACAAGGGCACGGGCGCGTCCAACGGCGACATCTCCGACACGATGATCGCCGATCAGATGGCGGTGCTCAACGCGGCCTACGCCAACACCCCGTTCCGCTTCACCCTGGTGAGCACGGACCGCACCACCAACAGCACCTGGTACACCGCCGGCCCGGACACCACGGCCGAGGCGGCCATGAAGAACGCGCTGCGCAAGGGCACCGCGGACGACCTGAACATGTACTTCAGCAGCCCCGGTGGCGGCCTGCTCGGCTGGGCGACCTTCCCCAACTGGTACGCGGGCGCCCCCAAGGATGACGGCGTGGTCATCCTCAACAGCTCGCTGCCCGGCGGCTCCGCGGCTCCGTACAACCTGGGCGACACGGCCACCCACGAGGTGGGACACTGGCTGGGCCTGTACCACACGTTCCAGGGCGGCTGCCAGAAGAACAACGACTACGTGAGCGACACCCCGGCCGAGCAGTCCGAGGCCTTCGGTTGCCCCACCGGCCGCGACACCTGCCGCACCACCGGCCTGGACCCCATCACCAACTTCATGGACTACACCGACGACGCCTGCATGAACACGTTCAGCGCCGGCCAGATCGCCCGCATGGACTCGTTCTGGGCGACCTACCGCGCGGGCAAGTAG
- a CDS encoding zinc metalloprotease: MRTIKSILVFGAVAAMTGCGPVDEAEQVAGVEAQVADPRNCGAESFDEEQVAQIEARFDALQARQAMGGSVHAMGASIPVYFHVIRTSAGGGGVTTTQINNQITVLNNAYAAAGFSFYLAGTDYTNNDSYYTCSGGTCETNMKNALRKGTATALNFYTNNMGGGLLGWATFPWSYASSPKMDGVVVLQSSLPGGSATNYNQGDTGTHEVGHWMGLYHTFQGGCTSTNDSVSDTPAEQSGASGCPTGRDSCPTYAGLDPITNFMDYSYDSCMNTFSAGQNSRMNSMWNSYRLGK; the protein is encoded by the coding sequence ATGCGGACGATCAAGTCGATTCTGGTGTTCGGTGCGGTTGCGGCGATGACGGGCTGCGGCCCCGTGGACGAGGCGGAGCAGGTTGCCGGCGTGGAGGCGCAGGTCGCCGATCCCCGCAACTGCGGCGCCGAGTCCTTCGACGAGGAGCAGGTCGCGCAGATCGAGGCCCGCTTTGACGCCCTGCAGGCGCGTCAGGCGATGGGCGGCAGCGTGCACGCCATGGGCGCCTCCATCCCCGTGTACTTCCACGTCATCCGCACCAGCGCCGGCGGTGGCGGCGTGACCACCACGCAGATCAACAACCAGATCACCGTCCTCAACAACGCCTACGCGGCGGCGGGCTTCAGCTTCTATCTGGCCGGCACGGACTATACGAACAACGACTCGTACTACACCTGCTCCGGTGGCACGTGTGAGACGAACATGAAGAACGCCCTGCGCAAGGGCACGGCGACCGCCCTCAACTTCTACACCAACAACATGGGCGGCGGCCTGCTCGGCTGGGCCACGTTCCCCTGGAGCTACGCCTCCAGCCCGAAGATGGACGGCGTGGTGGTGCTCCAGAGCTCGCTGCCCGGCGGCTCGGCCACCAACTACAACCAGGGCGACACGGGCACCCACGAGGTCGGCCACTGGATGGGCCTGTACCACACGTTCCAGGGCGGCTGCACCAGCACCAACGACAGCGTGAGCGACACCCCGGCCGAGCAGTCCGGCGCCTCCGGTTGCCCCACCGGCCGCGACAGCTGCCCGACCTACGCCGGTCTGGACCCGATCACCAACTTCATGGACTACTCCTACGACTCCTGCATGAACACGTTCAGCGCCGGCCAGAACAGCCGCATGAACAGCATGTGGAACTCGTACCGCCTGGGCAAGTAG
- a CDS encoding 5'-nucleotidase codes for MKARFSWMVMAVLLLMPLGAQAEPKRLVLLFTGDNRGEIAPCGCKDEPRGGLARRKLAIEAERARGLPTVLMDAGNALFREKVRREEAVVHQKAELVLEQMEAQGTLAMAVGEYDLSQGLPYLQKLTRARKKMKLLSANLVDKAGKAPFAPSLVVEAGGLKVGVVGVSPEGALTGEPGLKGLPPVEAALAEARKLRKTKKVDVVVVLAAVPYQQAVKLALQAGDAVDFVVQSNDARGMGIGELVGSHAAVFPAGELGKQVTRLELSVEGPGPSKDLGSGTRARKQLAVVEDNLLKAQERFASAKDEHTRGELTRTITELEGRMRQLETEVDVKPPPGGRAHQLSYITLGPTLPDDPALKQRVDQIEPVGSVTAKN; via the coding sequence GTGAAGGCGCGATTCTCATGGATGGTGATGGCCGTGCTGCTGCTGATGCCCCTGGGGGCACAGGCGGAGCCCAAGCGGCTGGTGCTGCTCTTCACCGGAGACAACCGGGGAGAGATCGCTCCATGCGGCTGCAAGGATGAGCCACGGGGCGGGCTGGCCCGGAGGAAGCTGGCCATCGAGGCGGAGCGGGCCCGGGGACTGCCCACGGTGTTGATGGACGCGGGCAACGCCCTCTTCCGCGAGAAGGTGCGCCGGGAGGAGGCCGTGGTCCACCAGAAGGCGGAGCTGGTGCTCGAGCAGATGGAGGCGCAGGGCACGCTGGCCATGGCGGTGGGGGAGTACGATCTGTCGCAGGGCCTGCCCTACCTCCAGAAGCTCACGCGGGCGCGCAAGAAGATGAAGCTGCTGTCGGCCAACCTGGTGGACAAGGCGGGCAAGGCGCCCTTCGCGCCCTCCCTGGTGGTGGAGGCCGGAGGACTGAAGGTGGGCGTGGTGGGCGTGTCCCCCGAGGGCGCGCTCACCGGGGAGCCCGGGCTGAAGGGGCTGCCTCCGGTGGAGGCCGCGCTGGCCGAGGCCCGCAAGCTGCGCAAGACGAAGAAGGTGGACGTGGTGGTGGTGCTGGCGGCGGTGCCCTACCAGCAGGCGGTGAAGCTGGCCCTGCAGGCCGGGGACGCGGTGGACTTCGTGGTGCAGTCCAACGATGCGAGGGGCATGGGCATTGGCGAGCTGGTGGGCAGCCACGCCGCCGTCTTCCCCGCGGGGGAGCTCGGCAAGCAGGTGACGCGGCTGGAGCTGAGCGTAGAGGGACCGGGGCCCTCGAAGGACCTGGGTTCGGGCACGCGGGCGCGCAAGCAGCTCGCGGTGGTGGAGGACAACCTCCTGAAGGCGCAGGAGCGGTTCGCCAGCGCCAAGGACGAGCACACGCGCGGCGAGCTCACCCGCACCATCACGGAGCTGGAGGGCCGCATGCGGCAGCTCGAGACCGAGGTGGACGTGAAGCCGCCTCCCGGCGGGCGCGCGCACCAGCTCTCCTACATCACCCTGGGCCCGACGCTGCCGGACGACCCGGCCCTGAAGCAGCGGGTGGATCAGATCGAGCCGGTCGGCTCGGTCACCGCGAAGAACTGA
- the traA gene encoding outer membrane exchange protein TraA family protein has translation MLHLRRFLVFLSVLLSTGPGPAFAESLPSVVVTGDPFAPSPTLPGTGLCSTSRSSTNPGLDFPQANASFSGGLNTFLEASPDAANPNTRVTSVLRTPLDLSNNNSSGLRLSYGDFESAVPGCASGGCGFFVNDTATSFATRLRGYLNVTPDQVGQPLHFGFYADDAVAFAIYDGSFRRYTVINRPPQLGFASWRTTNSVTFTKPGLYPVEVLYAEVSEHAALEMSMLEGPFSDFERPANQTPVISLRDSGFNLVTPEMFYQSETGQPSYSELDRCAQCNRKDADTSGNSGCGTGYHCNAAAVCDVCDTARFCGASCSPCGEGTPFCVARSRDHVCVQCRMGSDCTAPDACHVGVCDAAGTCSFPAVTDGTACPGGTCQAGACMPPDSSSPDGGGVGTDGGMGPDGGGTAPDGGATAPDGGATAPDGGDVGPDGGATAPDGGATAPDGGATAPDGGATAPDGGATAPDGGGGEPDGGSLGDGGSTGDAPDAGLGTDAGSGEGPSCQDGQPGGCGCGTAVPPLAPLALLGLSLLLNRVRRARSR, from the coding sequence ATGCTCCATCTCCGACGCTTCCTGGTCTTCCTGTCCGTGTTGCTCTCCACTGGCCCTGGACCCGCCTTCGCGGAGTCCCTTCCCTCGGTGGTGGTGACGGGGGACCCTTTCGCACCCTCGCCCACGCTGCCGGGCACCGGCCTCTGCTCCACGTCGAGGAGCTCGACGAACCCGGGCTTGGACTTTCCCCAGGCCAACGCGAGCTTCTCAGGGGGGCTCAATACGTTCCTGGAGGCTTCGCCCGATGCCGCCAATCCCAACACACGGGTCACGTCGGTGCTCCGGACGCCGTTGGATCTCTCCAACAACAACAGCTCGGGGTTGAGGCTGAGCTACGGTGATTTCGAGAGCGCCGTGCCGGGATGTGCGAGCGGTGGCTGCGGCTTCTTCGTCAACGACACGGCCACCTCCTTCGCCACCCGCCTGCGTGGCTACCTGAACGTCACCCCGGACCAGGTGGGCCAGCCTCTCCACTTCGGGTTCTATGCCGACGACGCGGTGGCGTTCGCGATCTACGATGGCTCTTTCCGCCGCTACACGGTCATCAACCGGCCACCGCAGCTCGGTTTCGCGAGCTGGCGCACGACCAACAGCGTCACCTTCACGAAGCCGGGCCTCTACCCCGTCGAGGTGCTCTACGCCGAGGTCAGCGAGCACGCCGCGCTCGAGATGTCGATGCTCGAGGGGCCGTTCTCGGACTTCGAGCGGCCAGCCAACCAGACGCCGGTCATCAGTCTCCGGGATTCGGGTTTCAACCTGGTCACGCCCGAGATGTTCTACCAGTCCGAGACGGGGCAGCCCTCGTACTCGGAGCTCGACAGGTGTGCTCAATGCAATCGCAAGGACGCGGACACCTCGGGCAACAGTGGCTGTGGCACGGGCTATCACTGCAATGCCGCGGCGGTGTGCGATGTCTGTGATACGGCGCGCTTCTGCGGAGCCTCGTGCTCGCCTTGCGGCGAAGGGACTCCCTTCTGCGTGGCCCGTTCCCGTGACCATGTCTGTGTGCAGTGCAGGATGGGCTCGGACTGCACGGCGCCCGATGCATGCCACGTCGGTGTCTGTGATGCGGCGGGCACCTGCTCCTTCCCCGCCGTGACGGATGGGACGGCCTGTCCGGGCGGGACGTGTCAGGCGGGGGCGTGCATGCCTCCGGATTCCTCGAGCCCGGATGGAGGTGGAGTGGGCACGGACGGAGGGATGGGCCCGGATGGCGGGGGAACGGCTCCGGATGGTGGGGCAACGGCTCCCGATGGTGGGGCAACGGCTCCCGATGGTGGGGACGTGGGCCCGGATGGTGGAGCGACGGCTCCGGATGGTGGGGCGACGGCTCCGGATGGTGGGGCGACGGCTCCGGATGGTGGGGCGACGGCTCCGGATGGTGGGGCGACGGCTCCGGATGGTGGTGGCGGTGAGCCGGATGGCGGGAGCCTGGGTGATGGAGGCTCGACGGGGGATGCGCCGGACGCGGGCCTGGGGACGGACGCGGGGAGTGGCGAGGGTCCCTCGTGCCAGGACGGACAACCCGGAGGGTGTGGCTGTGGAACGGCGGTGCCGCCGCTCGCGCCGCTGGCCTTGCTGGGGCTCTCGCTCCTGCTGAATCGGGTCCGGCGGGCGCGCTCCAGGTGA
- a CDS encoding M36 family metallopeptidase yields MTFSSVASAAPVSGDEVAETRARVFQSERALTAPSRSGASAIAAGFLRSRGTSEATVGSLRGTEARQGDITHVRFEQYVGGLRVHGAYAKAAVNGRGELIHFIDGTAAAGPVVSARVSESDAVGLALRHLYPELRDTQPAEQSREGNTVSFAGGVFFHRNPTAERVAYAAANGALRTGFLVETWTARSNQLTHTLVSGEGRVLSTESRTANDRYNVFPNDPVKTPQAIVTGAGTGNAQSPIGWLNTSGLTTRLISGNNVRAYLDVDANNAPDTGGTAVTSGDFLAVADLTQAPTTNANRDVSVQNLFYLNNVIHDTLYRYGFNEAGLNFQENNFGKGGAGSDSVDAEAQDGSGTDNANFSTPADGSNPRMQMYLWTGVGTHQVNVQLPVSIAGNYVAQGDGEFGPALTTTGVTGDIVLVNDGVGTTSDGCESIPSGSLTGKIALLDRGVCGFVVKVKNAQLAGAKAAIIANNQGDGVMTMGGADTTITIPSVFVGQTTGATLRSVTGVYGTIRKSPSAPLQRDSSVDSDVVYHEYGHGLTWRMIGSMSGPISGAIGEGMSDVLAVILNNNDRVGEYSASSDLGIRSAPYTNYPRTYGAVTGSGVHFDGEVYGAIGWQLWLNFQAAGVSKDTLMTYLVDGMNYTPAAPYYEHMRDGILQSVANAGNAHRCLVWDAFAKYGVGVGAKATLVRSKGSSVPSVTESFVKPSDCP; encoded by the coding sequence GTGACGTTTTCGAGTGTGGCCAGCGCCGCCCCCGTCTCGGGTGACGAGGTCGCGGAGACGAGAGCGCGGGTGTTCCAGTCGGAGCGCGCCCTGACGGCGCCTTCGCGTTCCGGGGCGAGCGCGATCGCGGCCGGCTTCCTGCGCTCGCGCGGGACGTCGGAGGCGACCGTCGGCTCCCTGCGGGGGACCGAGGCGCGCCAGGGTGACATCACCCACGTCCGTTTCGAGCAGTACGTGGGAGGCCTGCGTGTTCACGGCGCCTACGCCAAGGCGGCGGTGAACGGCCGGGGCGAGCTGATCCACTTCATCGACGGCACGGCGGCCGCGGGCCCGGTGGTCTCGGCGCGCGTGTCCGAGTCCGACGCGGTGGGCCTCGCGCTGCGCCATCTCTACCCCGAGCTGCGCGACACGCAGCCGGCGGAGCAGTCGCGCGAGGGCAACACCGTCTCCTTCGCCGGTGGCGTCTTCTTCCACCGCAACCCGACGGCCGAGCGCGTCGCCTACGCCGCGGCCAACGGGGCTCTGCGCACGGGCTTCCTGGTGGAGACCTGGACGGCCAGGAGCAACCAGCTCACGCACACGCTGGTGAGCGGCGAGGGCCGGGTGCTCTCCACCGAGTCGCGCACCGCCAACGACCGGTACAACGTCTTCCCGAATGATCCGGTGAAGACCCCGCAGGCCATCGTGACGGGCGCGGGCACGGGCAACGCGCAGTCGCCGATCGGCTGGCTCAACACCTCCGGTCTCACCACGCGGCTGATCTCCGGCAACAACGTCCGGGCCTACCTGGACGTGGACGCGAACAACGCCCCGGACACCGGTGGCACCGCGGTGACGAGCGGGGACTTCCTCGCCGTGGCGGACCTGACGCAGGCGCCGACCACCAACGCCAACCGCGACGTGTCCGTGCAGAACCTGTTCTACCTGAACAACGTCATCCACGACACGCTCTACCGCTACGGCTTCAACGAGGCGGGGCTGAACTTCCAGGAGAACAACTTCGGCAAGGGCGGCGCGGGCAGCGACTCCGTGGACGCCGAGGCGCAGGACGGCAGCGGAACCGACAACGCGAACTTCTCGACGCCGGCCGACGGCTCCAACCCGCGCATGCAGATGTACCTGTGGACGGGCGTGGGCACCCACCAGGTCAACGTGCAGCTGCCGGTGTCCATCGCCGGCAACTACGTGGCGCAGGGCGACGGTGAGTTTGGCCCGGCGCTCACCACCACCGGCGTCACCGGTGACATCGTGCTCGTCAACGATGGTGTGGGCACCACCAGCGACGGCTGCGAGAGCATTCCGTCCGGCTCGCTCACCGGGAAGATCGCGCTGCTCGACCGTGGCGTCTGCGGTTTCGTGGTGAAGGTGAAGAACGCGCAGCTCGCGGGCGCCAAGGCGGCGATCATCGCCAACAACCAGGGCGATGGTGTGATGACGATGGGGGGCGCGGACACCACCATCACCATCCCGTCCGTGTTCGTCGGCCAGACGACGGGCGCGACGCTGCGCTCGGTCACCGGCGTGTACGGCACCATCCGCAAGTCGCCGTCGGCGCCGCTGCAGCGTGACTCGTCGGTGGACTCCGACGTCGTCTACCACGAGTACGGGCACGGCTTGACCTGGCGCATGATCGGCTCGATGAGTGGCCCCATCTCCGGTGCCATCGGCGAGGGCATGAGCGACGTGCTGGCGGTGATCCTCAACAACAACGACCGCGTGGGTGAGTACTCGGCCTCGAGCGACCTGGGCATCCGCAGTGCGCCGTACACCAACTACCCGCGCACCTACGGTGCCGTGACGGGCAGCGGCGTGCACTTCGATGGTGAGGTGTACGGTGCGATTGGCTGGCAGCTGTGGCTCAACTTCCAGGCCGCGGGCGTGTCCAAGGACACGCTGATGACGTACCTGGTGGACGGCATGAACTACACGCCTGCCGCGCCGTACTACGAGCACATGCGCGATGGCATCCTGCAGTCGGTGGCCAATGCCGGCAATGCGCACCGCTGCCTGGTGTGGGACGCGTTCGCGAAGTACGGCGTCGGCGTCGGCGCGAAGGCGACCCTCGTTCGCTCCAAGGGCTCGTCGGTGCCGTCGGTCACCGAGTCCTTCGTGAAGCCGTCGGATTGCCCGTAA
- a CDS encoding NAD(P)/FAD-dependent oxidoreductase — protein MSAWDVAVVGGGPAGLAVALTTAKRGLNTVVLERAAVPPDKACGEGLMPSGVAALERFGALALLDRRECAPFVGIRYVQEDGSGAEGRLPAPGGLGVRRVALVTAMAARARELGVELREHCAVVGQRRTVVGWEVETAAGPLRARMLVAADGLASPLRRAEGLELEVLGPRRFGLRRHFRMKPWAPFVEVHLSDGVEAYVTPAGEERVGVAFLWTDGLPGRIGFESLLTRFPSLAERVVGAEPDSKARGAGPLARAARARVADRFALVGDAAGYVDAVTGEGLSLAFTCAEALGHLLPDALAKGGTRESLLPYERVFQRAFRKYAWLTGAMLMLARRPALRRPLVRWLGTNPRVFERILAHAIV, from the coding sequence GTGAGCGCCTGGGACGTGGCGGTGGTGGGAGGAGGGCCCGCGGGGCTGGCGGTGGCGCTCACCACCGCGAAGCGGGGCCTCAACACGGTGGTGCTGGAGCGCGCCGCCGTGCCTCCGGACAAGGCGTGTGGTGAGGGGCTGATGCCCTCGGGCGTGGCGGCGCTGGAGCGCTTCGGGGCGCTCGCGTTGCTGGATCGGCGCGAGTGCGCCCCCTTCGTGGGCATCCGCTACGTGCAGGAGGACGGGAGCGGCGCGGAGGGACGGTTGCCGGCGCCCGGGGGCCTGGGGGTACGGCGGGTGGCGCTGGTGACGGCGATGGCCGCGCGGGCGAGGGAGCTCGGCGTGGAGCTGCGCGAGCACTGCGCGGTGGTGGGCCAGCGGCGCACGGTGGTCGGGTGGGAGGTGGAGACGGCGGCCGGGCCGCTGCGGGCGCGGATGCTGGTGGCGGCGGACGGGCTGGCCTCGCCGCTGCGGCGCGCCGAGGGCCTGGAGCTGGAGGTGTTGGGGCCGAGGCGCTTCGGGCTGCGGCGGCACTTCCGGATGAAGCCATGGGCGCCCTTCGTGGAGGTGCACCTGTCGGACGGTGTGGAGGCGTACGTGACGCCGGCCGGTGAGGAGCGGGTGGGCGTGGCCTTCTTGTGGACGGACGGGCTGCCGGGGCGCATCGGCTTCGAGTCCCTGCTCACGCGCTTCCCCTCGCTGGCGGAGCGGGTGGTGGGCGCGGAGCCGGACTCGAAGGCGCGAGGCGCGGGGCCGCTGGCGAGGGCGGCGCGGGCGCGGGTGGCGGACCGCTTCGCGCTGGTGGGGGACGCGGCGGGGTACGTGGACGCGGTGACGGGGGAGGGCCTGTCCCTGGCCTTCACGTGCGCGGAGGCGCTGGGACACCTGCTGCCGGACGCACTGGCGAAGGGCGGGACGCGCGAGTCCCTGCTGCCCTACGAGCGGGTCTTCCAGCGCGCGTTCCGCAAGTACGCGTGGCTGACGGGGGCCATGTTGATGTTGGCGCGCAGGCCGGCGCTGCGCCGTCCCCTAGTGCGCTGGCTGGGCACGAATCCGCGCGTCTTCGAGCGGATTCTCGCCCACGCCATCGTGTAG
- a CDS encoding fatty acyl-AMP ligase → MKGPALPALKHATLNEALAAAARTPLGLVFVDAGERETLLTWAQVYGRARRFAAGLRRLGVAPGERVALLLPTSPGFMDAFFGALLAGAVPVPLYPPVRLGRLEEYHRSTARMLEVSAAAVVLTDAKVRLLLGASVAAARPRLGCHTVEEVSREDGDLAERVSPESLALIQFSSGSTVDPKPVGLRQGHLMAQLAALEAELPPPVDRAPVGVCWLPLYHDMGLIGCLLSAVYYPGGMVLIPPEVFLARPALWLRALSRHRGFVSPAPNFAYGLCLKRVKDADLEGVDLSGWTHALNGAEPVSVETLRLFSERFSRWGFQAGSLRPVYGLSEASLAVTFPPAGRGPRALGVDARVLATERRVVEGAREVVSVGRPVPGFEVQVRDELGHVLEERRVGRVFARGPSVMAGYVGHPEATARALDAEGWLDTGDLGFEADGELFLTGRAKDLVIIRGANHAPQEFEECLEAVEGLRTGCAVALGFTPEGENDEALLVLAEHAPGAGAAGLEERIREAVLAGTGVKAHTVRVLEPGTLPRTSSGKLRRSEALRRYLAGELTAPRKVGTVGLVVEMAKSALAFARSGRDE, encoded by the coding sequence ATGAAGGGCCCGGCGTTGCCGGCGCTGAAGCACGCCACCCTCAACGAGGCGCTCGCCGCCGCGGCGCGGACGCCGCTGGGGCTCGTCTTCGTGGACGCCGGGGAGCGCGAGACGCTGCTGACCTGGGCGCAGGTGTATGGGCGGGCGCGCCGTTTCGCCGCGGGCCTGAGGCGCCTGGGGGTGGCTCCTGGCGAGCGCGTGGCGTTGCTGTTGCCCACCTCGCCGGGCTTCATGGATGCCTTCTTCGGCGCGCTGCTGGCGGGCGCGGTGCCGGTGCCGCTCTACCCGCCGGTGCGGTTGGGCCGGCTGGAGGAGTACCACCGCTCCACCGCGCGCATGCTGGAGGTGTCGGCGGCGGCGGTGGTGCTCACGGACGCGAAGGTGCGGCTGCTGCTGGGCGCGTCCGTGGCGGCGGCGCGTCCGAGGCTCGGCTGCCACACGGTGGAGGAGGTGTCCCGCGAGGACGGGGACCTGGCCGAGCGTGTCTCGCCCGAGTCGCTCGCCCTCATCCAGTTCTCCTCGGGCTCGACGGTGGACCCGAAGCCGGTGGGGCTGCGTCAGGGCCACCTGATGGCGCAGCTCGCGGCGCTGGAGGCGGAGCTGCCGCCGCCGGTGGACCGGGCGCCGGTGGGCGTGTGCTGGCTGCCGCTGTACCACGACATGGGGCTCATCGGCTGCCTGCTGTCGGCGGTGTACTACCCGGGCGGCATGGTGCTGATTCCCCCCGAGGTGTTCCTCGCGCGGCCGGCGCTGTGGCTGCGCGCGCTGTCGAGGCACCGGGGTTTCGTCTCGCCCGCGCCCAACTTCGCCTACGGGCTGTGCCTCAAGCGGGTGAAGGACGCGGACCTGGAGGGGGTGGACCTGTCGGGCTGGACGCACGCGCTCAACGGCGCGGAGCCGGTGTCGGTGGAGACGCTGCGCCTCTTCTCCGAGCGCTTCTCCCGGTGGGGCTTCCAGGCGGGCTCGCTGCGGCCGGTGTACGGGTTGAGCGAGGCCTCGCTGGCCGTCACCTTCCCGCCGGCGGGACGGGGGCCGCGCGCGCTGGGCGTGGACGCGCGGGTGCTGGCCACGGAGCGGCGCGTGGTGGAGGGCGCGCGCGAGGTGGTGTCCGTGGGGCGTCCGGTGCCGGGCTTCGAGGTGCAGGTGCGGGACGAGCTGGGCCACGTGCTGGAGGAGCGGCGGGTGGGGCGGGTGTTCGCGCGAGGGCCGTCGGTGATGGCGGGGTACGTGGGCCACCCGGAGGCGACGGCGCGCGCGCTGGACGCCGAGGGCTGGCTGGACACGGGAGACCTGGGCTTCGAGGCGGACGGCGAGCTGTTCCTCACGGGCCGGGCGAAGGACCTGGTCATCATCCGTGGCGCCAACCACGCGCCCCAGGAGTTCGAGGAGTGCCTGGAGGCGGTGGAGGGCCTGCGCACGGGCTGCGCGGTGGCGCTCGGCTTCACCCCCGAGGGAGAGAACGACGAGGCGCTGCTGGTGCTGGCCGAGCACGCGCCGGGCGCGGGAGCGGCGGGCCTGGAGGAGCGGATTCGCGAGGCGGTGCTGGCGGGCACGGGGGTGAAGGCGCACACGGTGCGGGTGCTGGAGCCGGGGACGCTGCCGCGTACCTCGAGCGGGAAGCTGCGCCGGAGCGAGGCCTTGCGGCGCTACCTCGCGGGCGAGCTGACGGCGCCCAGGAAGGTGGGGACGGTGGGGCTGGTGGTGGAGATGGCGAAGAGTGCCCTGGCCTTCGCCCGCTCGGGACGCGACGAGTGA
- a CDS encoding acyl carrier protein, protein MVENELAVLVEIRRIVSQELDWPAEVEPSHHLMKDLQLDSMGLTVLAVELENHFRIRLSMEDSVGVNTVGDLMRLVAAKAAEEPRAAAGGAS, encoded by the coding sequence GTGGTTGAGAACGAGCTCGCCGTGCTTGTCGAGATACGCCGCATCGTCTCCCAGGAGCTGGACTGGCCGGCGGAGGTGGAACCCTCGCACCACCTGATGAAGGACCTGCAGCTGGACAGCATGGGGCTGACGGTGCTGGCGGTGGAGCTGGAGAACCACTTCCGCATCCGCCTCTCCATGGAGGACTCGGTGGGGGTGAACACCGTGGGGGACCTGATGCGGCTGGTGGCCGCGAAGGCCGCCGAGGAGCCTCGGGCGGCCGCGGGAGGTGCCTCATGA